Within Claveliimonas bilis, the genomic segment ACACCATTTCAGGCTCCCCAGCTGCCTCTTCATTCAGCGCTTCTTCATACCTTTCAAGAATAATATTCTGAATCCGCTCTCTTGTAGCTGAATTGATCGGATGTGCAATATCCCGGTATTCGCCGTCCAACGCTTTTTTACTTGGCATAGCTATAAAAAGCCCTTTTTCTCCTTCGATTACTTTAATGTCATGCACGACAAATTCCTCATCCATCGTAATTGACACTACCGCTTTCAGTTTTCCTTCCTTCGCAACTTTGCGCACACGTACATCTGTGATCTGCATTTCCTCTAGCCCCTTTCTTGTCAGTCAATGCACTTTGGCTTTTTCTTACAGTGCATACCTCTCATTTTTTTCGACTACGATCTTCACACCATTTTCTCCCACATGACGCGTATTGGCCCTGATGGTATCACGGCTTTCTACAATACAGTTTTCAATGTATGTATTGTCACCGAGATATACGTCATTTAAAATAATGGAATTTTTAATGACACAGTTGTTTCCCACAAAGGTCTTTTTAAACAATACGGAATTTTCTACTGTTCCGTTGATAATGGAACCGCTGGCCACAAGACTGTTCTTTACCACTGCACCCGGATTATATTTCGCCGGCGGCAGGTCGCTCACCTTGGAATAGATCCCCGGATACTGTTTAAAGAAATAATCTCTTACTCCCGGCTTCAGAAAATCCATGTTTGTTTTGTAATACGCATCCACTGTAGCTATGTTGCTCCAGTAGTCTTTTATTTTATAACCGTATATTTTTTTCAGATTTTTATATCTGATCAAAATATCAGTTACAAAATCGTGTCTTTCCTCTTCCGCACAGTGTTCAATCAGATCGATCAGCTGATGTCTTCTGATGATATAAATTCCTGTGGAAATCGTATTATAAGCCGCCATCATTGGTTTTTCTTCGAACTCTTCAATGCGCATAGTCTCGTCCATTTTCAGAGTTCCAAAGCGTGTCGCATCTTCTCCCGGCGCCAGATCCCTGCATACGATAGTAATATCTGCCTTCTTGGCGATATGATACTCCAGCACCTTGTTGTAATCCATTTTATATACAGCGTCCCCGGATGTAATGATCACATAAGGTTCATGACATTTCCTTAAAAAGTCCAGATTCTGATAAATGGCATCTGCCGTTCCTCTGTACCAGTATCCGTTATCCGCTGTGATCGTCGGGGTAAATACATAAAGTCCCCCCTGCTTTCTTCCAAAATCCCACCATTTGGAGGAATTTAAATGTTCATTCAAAGAGCGTGCATTGTACTGTGTCAGCACCGCTACTTTCTGGATATGAGAGTTGGACATATTACTCAGGGCAAAATCAATCGCCCGGTAGCTGCCTGCAATAGGCATTGCCGCCACAGCCCGTTTGTTCGTCAATTCCCTCATCTTATTGCTGTTTCCGCCTGCTAAAATAATTCCTACTGCTCTCATATTCTCTCACCCGCCTTTATCAATGTCTCTCCGCTCTCCAGCATGCCTCCCGGGTAATCCTCTTTTACAGTCACTCCGCTGATCGCTGTGTTTTTCCCGATCTGCACTCCTGCCGGTATGACAGAATTTTCCCCTATCGTCACAAGCCCGAAGGAATAGATATTGGGTTTCAGAAGATTCGGCGTATCCGCTCCTGTTCCCAGAGTTACATTATCGTTAATATGAACGCCTTCTGCTATGATCGCTTTATCGATAATACATCCGGAATCTATCTTCACATCTTTCATGATAATGGAATCCCGCACAACGCTTCCCTCTCCGATAGTGACACCGGATCCGATCACACAGTTGTGAACTTCTCCATAGATTTCCGCGCCATCCCCGATAATGCTCCGATCAATGATCGCACGCTCTGAAATATACTGTGGTGGAATAATGTCGCTGTTTGTATAAATCTTCCAAAATTCTTCATATAAATTAAATTCAGGAATAATATCGATCAGTTCCATATTGGCTTCCCAGTAAGATCCCAATGTTCCTACATCTTTCCAATATCCGTTATATTCATATGCAAACAGGCGTTGTCCATTTTCATGGCAGTAAGGGATGATATGTTTTCCAAAATCGCATCCCGGCACATCCCTCAATTCCATCAGCGCCTTTTTCAGGATAGGCCAGCTGAAAATATAAATTCCCATAGATGCAAGATTGCTTTTCGGTTCCGGAGGCTTTTCCTGAAATTCTGTAATCCTTCCGTCCCCATCGGCTACAACAATTCCAAAGCGGCTTGCTTCTTCCATCGGAACCGGCATAGCTGCTATGGTAACATCTGCATGATTTTCTTTATGGTAATCCAGCATCACCTCATAGTCCATCTTGTAAATATGGTCTCCCGACAAGATCAGGACATAATCCGGATTGTAGGTTTCCATATAATCCATATTCTGGTAAATTGCATTGGCTGTTCCCGTGTACCATTCGCTGTTTGCGCTTTTCTCGTATGGCGGCAGGATGGACACCCCTCCAATATTGCGGTCCAGATCCCACGGAATACCAATCCCTATATGTGTATTAAGCCTTAAAGGCTGATACTGCGTCAGCACTCCCACTGTATCAATTCCAGAATTAATGCAGTTACTGAGCGGAAAGTCTATTATTCTGTATTTTCCCCCAAACGCAACAGCCGGCTTTGCTACTTTTGCTGTAAGGACTCCCAGTCTGCTGCCTTGTCCCCCCGCCAGCAACATTGCTATCATTTCTTTTTTAATCATGCCATCACCCCTTCTCAGTAATATAGTGTAAATTATTATACCATACTTCCGTATTTAAGTGAACATATTTTACAAAAAAAATGGCTTTTCGCGACTTTTTTTATTAATATATCACAAAAATTGTTCCTTGGCTTTTCGTACATCTCTGTTTATAATAATATAAATAAGAGTTCAAAAATATGACAGTTTTTAATCACTTAAGGAGAGATATCACATTATGTATAACATTAATTTCAATCAACCGATCCATATTCACTTTATCGGAATCGGCGGCATCAGCATGAGCGGCCTTGCCGAGATCCTTCTGAAAGAGGGGTTTGTTATCTCCGGATCTGACACTAAGGAGTCCGCTTTAACAGAACATCTGGAAAAACTGGGCGCCCGCATCTTTTACGGCCAGAAGGCTTCCAATATTATAGAAGGGATAGATCTGGCAGTGTATACTGCTGCCATACATGAGGATAATGAAGAATTTGCCGAGGCACGCCGCCAGGGTATCCCCATGCTCAGCCGCGCCGAACTGCTGGGACAATTGATGAAAAATTATGATGTACCTGTGGCCATTTCAGGAACTCACGGAAAAACTACCACAACTTCCATGCTTTCTCACATTCTCCTTGCCGCAAAAAAGGATCCTACCATTTCAGTGGGCGGCATTTTAAAAGCGATCGGAGGAAACATCCGGGTAGGCAGCTCTGAGCTTTTTGTGACAGAGGCCTGCGAGTACACCAACAGCTTTCTTCATTTTTTCCCAAAGATCGCTGTCATTCTCAATATTGACGCGGATCACCTGGATTTCTTCAAAGATCTTGACGATATCCGCCATTCTTTCCGCCGTTTTGCCCAGCTTCTTCCTGCGGACGGTACGCTCATCATCAATAAGGAAATCGAGCATCTGGAAGAGATCACTGACGGGCTTTCCTGCCGGGTAGTTACTTTCGGCCTGGATTCTTCCGCGGACTATTATGCGGATCAGATTTCCCACGATGAGACAGGAAACGCTGCTTTCCATGTCATTTCCCACGGAAAAGACACCGGACGGGTGGAGCTGTCTGTCAAAGGCGACCACAACATCTGCAACGCCCTTTCTGTCATCGCTGTGGCTGATCTTCTGGATATTTCAAGAGATGACGTCTGCAGCGGTCTTCAGTCTTTTACCGGAACAGACCGGCGGTTTGAACATAAGGGCGACTGGAACGGGGTAACTGTCATCGATGACTACGCCCATCACCCGACGGAGATCCAAGCTACTTTAAAGGCTGCCGATGTTTATCCCCACCGGGAGATCTGGTGCGTATTCCAGCCTCATACCTACACCCGCACAAAAGCACTCTTCCCGGAGTTTGTGGAGGCATTATCCCACACCGACCATGTTGTCCTTGCCGACATTTATGCCGCACGGGAAACAGATACCCTGGGGGTATCCTCCCAGCTGCTTGCCGAAGAACTGAAGAAAAAGGGATGCGATGCATATTATCTTCCGTCTTTTGAGGCAATCGAAGATTTCTTAAAAACACATTGTCAAAAAGGAGATGTGTTGATAACTATGGGCGCCGGAAACGTTGTAAACATTGGAGAAGCGCTTTTAAAATAACAGTTATCCACATTTTCCACAGGATTTTATCCACAAAAAAGCTGATTTTTGACGGAAAAATTTCTTTTTTGCCTGTCCACTGAATGCTATAATGAGTCTAGTATTTTTGTTATAGTAAAAGTGGGGAATATGATGAAACAAATAAAGCTGAAAAGATGCGGGCAGGATAATGCGATCCTGCTGGATCATGAATTTATCGACCAATATATGCCGGAAGCCAACGGGGAGTATGTAAAAGTTTATCTCCTTCTGCTCCGGCTTTTGAATGATGCCAAGACACCGCTGACTGTTTCCGGCATAGCCGACATCCTGGACGATACAGAAAAAGATGTGATCCGCGCTCTGAAATACTGGAAAAAACAGGGAATTTTGGATTTCGACATTCTCGACACCAACGGCGGTCCCGGATCCAAAGATCACTCTTCGGACAAGGGTACGGCCGTTTCCTCTGAACCGCAGGCGGATTCTGTTCCCGGCACAGGCGGCGAGGATTCCGGCGCTCTGTCAGATAACAATATCACTCAGTTCCGCAACCGAAAGGAGTTAAAGGAGCTTCTTTTTGTCGCGGAGCAGTATCTTGGAAAAACACTTTCCGCCACAGATATGAAGACGATCACTTATTTTTATGACAATCTCGGCATGTCCACGGACCTCATTGAATATCTCATTGAATACTGCGTGGAAAACGGACATAAGAGCATCCACTA encodes:
- the spoVG gene encoding septation regulator SpoVG, translated to MQITDVRVRKVAKEGKLKAVVSITMDEEFVVHDIKVIEGEKGLFIAMPSKKALDGEYRDIAHPINSATRERIQNIILERYEEALNEEAAGEPEMV
- the glgD gene encoding glucose-1-phosphate adenylyltransferase subunit GlgD; translated protein: MRAVGIILAGGNSNKMRELTNKRAVAAMPIAGSYRAIDFALSNMSNSHIQKVAVLTQYNARSLNEHLNSSKWWDFGRKQGGLYVFTPTITADNGYWYRGTADAIYQNLDFLRKCHEPYVIITSGDAVYKMDYNKVLEYHIAKKADITIVCRDLAPGEDATRFGTLKMDETMRIEEFEEKPMMAAYNTISTGIYIIRRHQLIDLIEHCAEEERHDFVTDILIRYKNLKKIYGYKIKDYWSNIATVDAYYKTNMDFLKPGVRDYFFKQYPGIYSKVSDLPPAKYNPGAVVKNSLVASGSIINGTVENSVLFKKTFVGNNCVIKNSIILNDVYLGDNTYIENCIVESRDTIRANTRHVGENGVKIVVEKNERYAL
- a CDS encoding glucose-1-phosphate adenylyltransferase — encoded protein: MIKKEMIAMLLAGGQGSRLGVLTAKVAKPAVAFGGKYRIIDFPLSNCINSGIDTVGVLTQYQPLRLNTHIGIGIPWDLDRNIGGVSILPPYEKSANSEWYTGTANAIYQNMDYMETYNPDYVLILSGDHIYKMDYEVMLDYHKENHADVTIAAMPVPMEEASRFGIVVADGDGRITEFQEKPPEPKSNLASMGIYIFSWPILKKALMELRDVPGCDFGKHIIPYCHENGQRLFAYEYNGYWKDVGTLGSYWEANMELIDIIPEFNLYEEFWKIYTNSDIIPPQYISERAIIDRSIIGDGAEIYGEVHNCVIGSGVTIGEGSVVRDSIIMKDVKIDSGCIIDKAIIAEGVHINDNVTLGTGADTPNLLKPNIYSFGLVTIGENSVIPAGVQIGKNTAISGVTVKEDYPGGMLESGETLIKAGERI
- the murC gene encoding UDP-N-acetylmuramate--L-alanine ligase, with the protein product MYNINFNQPIHIHFIGIGGISMSGLAEILLKEGFVISGSDTKESALTEHLEKLGARIFYGQKASNIIEGIDLAVYTAAIHEDNEEFAEARRQGIPMLSRAELLGQLMKNYDVPVAISGTHGKTTTTSMLSHILLAAKKDPTISVGGILKAIGGNIRVGSSELFVTEACEYTNSFLHFFPKIAVILNIDADHLDFFKDLDDIRHSFRRFAQLLPADGTLIINKEIEHLEEITDGLSCRVVTFGLDSSADYYADQISHDETGNAAFHVISHGKDTGRVELSVKGDHNICNALSVIAVADLLDISRDDVCSGLQSFTGTDRRFEHKGDWNGVTVIDDYAHHPTEIQATLKAADVYPHREIWCVFQPHTYTRTKALFPEFVEALSHTDHVVLADIYAARETDTLGVSSQLLAEELKKKGCDAYYLPSFEAIEDFLKTHCQKGDVLITMGAGNVVNIGEALLK
- a CDS encoding DnaD domain protein, whose translation is MKQIKLKRCGQDNAILLDHEFIDQYMPEANGEYVKVYLLLLRLLNDAKTPLTVSGIADILDDTEKDVIRALKYWKKQGILDFDILDTNGGPGSKDHSSDKGTAVSSEPQADSVPGTGGEDSGALSDNNITQFRNRKELKELLFVAEQYLGKTLSATDMKTITYFYDNLGMSTDLIEYLIEYCVENGHKSIHYIQKVALSWSDRKIKTVEDAKRSVVSCSKSGYAVLKAFGIAGRAPAASESAYIRRWENDYGLSLELILEACSRTMSSIHQPSFDYTESILKSWYENGVKNRKDIEALDLAYHKEKGSDRRRTASESPNISRNKFNNFEGRVYEDMDDLTRKLIQSK